The DNA region GCTCGACGGCGTGCCCGCCACCTTCACGGCGGGCGCGGAGGCGAAGCCGTTCAAGCTGGTCCTGACCAACAACAGCGGCAAGGACCTCCGGCTGGTGCCCGCGGTCGTGTTTCAGGGGCAGGACATCCTCCCCTCCGGCACGGTCAGGTTCGAGTTCCAGGCACCGAACGGGGACTGGCTGGAAGGCACCCCCGGAGGCGACTCGGACCACCCGGCCTGGCTCTACCAGGCACTGCGGACCGGCAGCAAGGACGCCGACGTCATCACCCTGCCGAAGGGCGGGACCAGGACGATCAACGTCCGACTGGCCTTCACCAAGGACGCTCCGGCCCTCGCCGAGTCCCTGGTCGCCATCGCGGGCACCCTGCCCGGCGCCGGTGAGAGCGCGGCCGAGGCGTCCAGCCCGAAGGCCGACTTCAAGATCGAGGCCGCCGCGGCCCCCACCGGCACTCCGGCCCCCACCTCCTCCGCCACCACCCCGGCGCCGGTCGCCACCGACCCGTCCACCGCCCCCGCCGTCCCGGCCGCGCAGGTCACCACCGGCGCGCCGAGCCCGGCGGCCGACACTGCCCAGACCGCCACCGCCCAGACCGACACCGCCCAGGCCGCCGCGGCCCCGGTCGCCGCGACGACCACCCAGCTGGCCGCTACCGGCGGCGGCTCCTCCGCCGCCCCGATGGCGATCACCGGCGCGACCGCCATCGCCCTCGGCATCGGCACCCTGGTCGTGGCCCGCCGCCGCAACAGCGCCCAGAGCCCCGGCAACTGATCCGGCACGGCCGACCAGGTACGCCCGAAGGCCCGCCCGTCCCCGCTCCACAGCGGATGACGGACGGGCCTTCGGCCTTCGTGCGGCGGGGTCAGCCGGCCGGCTGCTGCGGCGGCTGCGGCTGCCCGGGCTGGGCGTACGGGTTGTCCGTCACCGGCTGGGTCGGCACGCCCGGCTGGTACGGCGCGGCGCCCTGCGGCGGCACCGGCTGGCCGGGCTGCTGGGCGTACGGGTTGAACGCGCCCTGCTGGGCGGCGTTGGGGCCGTACGGTGCGTTCGGGTTGTACGGGCCGACCGGCGGGGTCGGCCGGTTCTTCGCGTTGCTGCGGTCGACGATGGCCTTCACCGAGGCGACGATCATGCCGACCGGAAGGATGAACGCCTTGAAGAAGAGGAAGTACTCGCCGCCCTCGAAGACGAACGCGAGGTAGTAGGCGTACCCCAGGAACCCGAGGCCGAAGAGCACGTTGAAGATCCGCAGGCCGACCTTCAGGCCGCCGAGGGGCAGTACCCCGAGGACCAGCATGATGAGACCGCTGAGCGCCAGCAGGACGACGTACCAGGAGAACAGCGGCTCGGCGCTGAAGTCGAGATTGTTCAAGGGGTTTCCTGTGGGAGGAGAAAAACGGCGGGAGCCGTCCGGGGACGAGAGCGCACAGTACTGGAGGCGACCGACATCCGTCGTCGCCTTTTCATCACGGTGTCGTTGCGCTGTGTCGTAGCTGCGCCGGAACGGTAGTTGACGAGGTGGGAAATGATCGGGCATGAGGTGCTTCGGGTCTTCTGCGGGCCCGACGGGCGGCACGGCAATGAGCTCGGCGTGGTGCGTGACGGCGCCGCCGTGCCGGGGCGGGCGGAGCGGCAGGCGGTCGCGCGGGAGCTCGGGTTCAGCGAGACGGTGTTCGTCGACGATCCGGGGCGCGGGGAGATCGACATCTACACCCCGAGCGTGCGCCTGCCGTTCGCCGGCCACCCGTGCGTGGGGGCCGCCTGGCTGCTCGGCGTGGAGCAACTGGTCACCGCCGCCGGGGTGGTGGCCGTCCGGCACGAGGACGGGCTGACCCGGATCGAGGCCCGGCCCGAGTGGGCGCCGGGGCGGACCCTGCGGCAGTACGGCTCGGTGGCCGAGGTGGAGGCGCTGGAGGTGCCGCCGCCGGGGGAGTGGATCTACGCCTGGGCCTGGCAGGACGAGGCGGCCGGTACGGTCCGGGCGCGGGCCTTCCCCGGTCGGGGTGACGGGATCGACGAGGACGAGGCGACCGGTGCGGCCGCCCTGCTGCTGGCGGCGCGGCTCGGGCGGGCGCTGACCATCACCCAGGGCCGGGGTTCACAGCTGATGGCCGGCCCGCGTCCGGGCGGTCTGGTCGAGGTCGGCGGCCGGGTGGTGCCCGTGGAGGTTCAGCCCGCCCCGCCCCGAGCCGAAGGGGCGCGCCGGTGCCGAAAGGGAGAAGCGAGGGAGTGACGAAGGAGCGAGGGAGCGCCGACCGTCGGCACCGGGCCAGGAGCGCCCCGGAGGCGAGCGGCGAGCAGCGGGCCCCGAGCCGAAGGGGCGCGCCGGTGCCGAAAGGGAGAAGCGAGGGAGCGCAGACCGTCGGCGTCGGATCAGGAGCGCCCGGAGGTGAGCGGGCGAGTAGGCGGCGTCGGCTCCGCGTAGGCGCGCGGCCGGGCCGCCGGTGCGACCGCCACCGCCGGTGCGATGGCGGCGGCCACCGACGGGACGGTCGGCACGGACACCCGCGTCGCCCGCGGCTCGGTGCGGTGGGCCCGCAGCAGGTGGCGCAGGCCGGGTACGAGGGCGAGGTGGGTGATCACCACGCCGAGCACGGCGAACAGTATGTGGTCCACGTTGAGCACGTGGCCGGGCGTCCAGGAGGAGAGGAACTCCAGGCCGGTCGCCAGCAGGGCGGAGACGCCCGTGGTGCGCAGGAAGGACGGCAGCCAGGGGGCCCGGACCCGGCCGCCGGCCAGCGGGAGCAGGACGCCGAGCGGGGCGAGCAGCAGGAACTCGCCGACCACCTGCCAGGTGGTGGAGGAGCGGAGCGAGGCCAGTGGCGTCAGGTTGGCGTCGTACACCCAGGCCACCGGCAGCGGTCTGAGCACCAGCCAGAGCACCAGCGTCAGGTGGAGGGCCAGACCCGCCAGCCCGGCCAGCCGGAGGGAATGGTGGACGGCCGCCGCCGGCCCGGTCTCGGTCCGTGCGCCGGAACGCCCGTCGCGTGTCCTGGTGCCATCTCGCTGCACGGGGGGAAGGACGTGAGCCGGTGGCGCGGCGGTTCCACCCCGGGCGTGAACATTCCAGGACGCGCCCCCGGTTCCCCCCGCCCCGAGCGGGCGCGGGGCTGGGCCTAGCGGCACGGCCCGGCCGTCGGCACCGCGCTGAACGCGTTGTCCGGCGGCGGCGAGCCCGGTGCCACCGGGGTCGGCGAGGGGCTGGGGCTCGCGCCGGCCTTGGCCGCGCCGCGGGCCGGGGTGATCGCCGGGGCCGGGCCGGACGGGGTGGCCAGGGCGGTCGGTATGTGCGGGGTGCTAGGGCAGGCCGTCCGGCTGGCGGGCGCGCCGGCGTCGACCGGTACGGCGGTCGGCCGGATGCCGCAGCCGGAGGCCGACGCGAGCAGGAGCAGCACGCCGGCGGTGCGGCGCAGGGTGGTGCGGGTCGGGGAGGTGGGGGAGGTCACGTGGCGTCCTTGTGCTCGGCGTCGCCGGCGGGCCCGCACTGGGTCCCGCCCGCGGACGGCGGCGGTGGCGGGGTCAGCGGCAGGGTGAGCGTGAACACCGCGCCGACCTCCCCGTTCGCCGCCGTGATCGTCCCCCCGTGGATCTGTGCGTTGGCCATCGCGATGGACAGCCCCAGGCCGCTGCCCTCCGAGCGGGCCCGCCCCCGGTCGGCCTTGTAGAAGCGGTCGAAGACGTGCGGCAGCACGTCCTCGGGGATGCCGGGGCCGCTGTCGGAGACCTCGACCACGACCGAGTCATCGGTCTGTCGGACCCTGACCCGCACCGGCGAGCCGCCGTGCTTGAGGGCGTTGCCGATCAGGTTGGCGAAGACCACGTCGAGCCGGCGCGGGTCGACCACGGCCAGGATGCCGCGCGGGGCGTCCAGTTCGACCGCGTCGTACCAGGCCCGGCCGTCGATGCAGGACATGATCAGGTCGGCGATGTCCACCTCGTCGGCGACCAGCTTGGCGGTGCCGGCGTCGAAGCGGGTGACCTCCATCAGGTTCTCCACCAGGTCGGACAGCCGCCGGGTCTCGCTGACCACGAGCCGGACGGCCGGCTCGATCATCGGGTCCAGCGACTCGGCCTCGTCCTCCAGGATGTCGGTCACCGCGGTCATCGCGGTCAGCGGGGTGCGCAGCTCGTGCGACATGTCGGCGACGAACCGCCGGCTCTGCGCCTCGCGCGCGCTCAGCTCCTCGACCTGCTCGTGCAGCGACTCCGCGGCCCGGTTGAACGTCCGCGCCAGGTCGGCGAGTTCGTCCGAGCCCTCGACCTCCAGTCGGGTGTCCAGGTGCCCCTCGCCGAGCCGCCTGGCGGCCTCGCCGAGCCGCTTGACCGGCCGCAGCACGGTCGCCGAGGCGGCCTGGGCGAGCAGCGCCGAGCCGATCAGCGCGAGCAGGGTCGCGATGGCCAGCGACCAGCCCAGCGTGTTGAGGTCGGCCCGCTCGTTCTCCAGCGACTTGAACATGTACGCCGTCGGACCGTTCGGCACCACCTTGGTGCCGCCGATCACGAACGGGCGGCCCTCCAGGTTCTGCCGCTGCCAGTACAGGTGGTACGGGTACGGGTTGCTCTCGGTGACCTCGCGCGGCTTGGCGACGGTGGACCGCAGCGCCGCCGGGACGTCGGCCAGCGTGAAGTGCGGGTCGGAGGAGGCCGGGCACTCCGGGTGCGCCGGGTCGACCACGACCACGTCGTAACTCAGGCCGGAGCTCGCCACGTTGGAGGCCAGCGTGGCGAGCTCCGGACAACTGGCGTTCAGCGGCAGGTCGGAGACGTTGCGGCTGAGCGAGACCCGGAAGTCGTTCAGCGCGGTGTCCTGGGCGCGCTTGAGCACCGCGTCGCGGTTCAGCCAGTACGCGATGCCGGAGGCCGAGACGGCGGCGAGCAGCGCGACGGCCGCGAACACGGCGATCAGCCGCACCCGCAGCGAGCGCAGTCGCCGCCACGGGCCGGCCGAGAACCGCCGGGCGGTCTGCTGGTGGTCAGTCACAGGAGCCTGTCGTGGTACGGGAGTCCGACATGGAGGAAGGGGATCAGGCGGGCGGGTCCAGCCGGTAGCCCACGCCGCGCACTGTGCGGATCAGGGTCGGCGCGGACGGCACGTCCTCGACCTTGGCCCGCAGTCGCTGCACGCAGGCGTCCACCAGGCGGGAGTCGCCGAGGTAGTCGTGCTCCCAGACCAGCCGCAGCAGTTGCTGGCGGGAGAGTGCCTGGCCGGGGCGGCGGCTGAGCTCCAGCAGCAGCCGCAGCTCGGTCGGGGTGAGCTGGAGGTCCTGGCCGTCCTTGGTGACGGTCATCGCGGCCCGGTCGATCACCACGCTGCCGTAAGCGGAGGAGTCCGAGCTCTCCCGCTCGCCGCGCCGCAGCACCGCCCGGATCCTGGCGTCCAGCACGCGCGGCTGCACCGGCTTCACGACGTAGTCGTCCGCGCCGGACTCCAGGCCCACCACCACGTCGATGTCGTCCGAGCGCGCGGTGAGCAGGATGATCGGCAGCTGGTCGGTGCGGCGGATCCGACGGCAGACCTCGAAGCCGTCGATCCCGGGCAGCATCACGTCCAGCACGATCAGGTCGGGCCGCTGCTCCTTGAAGAGCCTCAGACCGTCCTCGCCGGAGGCGGCGGTGGCCACGCGGTGGCCCTGGCGGGTGAGGGCGAGTTCGAGGCCGGTCCGGATGGCGTCGTCGTCCTCGATCAGTAGGAGGAAAGGCACGGCCCCATTTTGTCCCACGGGAAGCGCCGAATCACCCCCCGGACCGGTCACCGACCGTACGGGAACCGGAAGGACGGCCACCTGCGTCCGGTACGGGGGAGGCGGACCGGGACGAAAGGCCCGCCCCTGTGACACCCCTGTGACAGTCGGCGGACAGCGCCATCACAACCGGCGGGCAGGATTTTCCATGTCGCCGCAGGACAGCGGGCCGCAAGGGCCGGCTGGAGGGCGGCAACAGGAACCGCTCGTACCGACCAAGGGGGCGCACGATGAACGCCATGCTTCAGACCCGGACCAACCCGGCTGTCCGCACCGCGCGTTCGTCAGCGACCACCCACCGGACCCGGTACGAGATCAGGACCGACGAGAACTCCGGTGCCGTGACCGTACGGGGGTGCGCGCACAGCACCGGTGGAAACCCTGTCGCCCGCCGGGTGAGCGGCGGCGGCAGGACGGGGGAGCTGTACGGGATCGGCCGACTGGGGAGTGCGGTCGACTCCGCCAACACCCTCACGCTGCGGGGGATCCTCCCCGTCCGCGTCGAGGGCAAGGACAACCGGGGGACCGGGGGGAACAACGGTCTGCGGACGGTCGGTTCGGGGGAGCCGACCGGCCGCGAGGCCGCCGGTGCGACGCTGCTGCGGCTGACGCCCGCACCGGCCCGCACCACCGGGGCGGGACAGGGAGACGCGCAGGGGGAGCACCCGGCCGTCGCGGAGGACCACATCACGGAGTTCACCGCGTACGTGCGCGAGCGCCGCGCCTCCCTGTACGCCACGGCGTACCACCTCACCGGTGACCGCTACGAGGCCGAGGACCTGCTGCAGAGCGCGCTCTTCAGCACCTACCGGGCCTGGGGCCGGATCACCGACAAGGCCGCGGTCGGGGGCTACCTCCGCCGCACCATGACCAACCTGCACATCTCCGCCTGGCGGCGCCGCAAGGTCAACGAGTACCCGACCGAGGAGCTGCCGGAGACGGCCGGCGACACCGATGCGATGGGCGGCACCGAGCTGCGCACCGTGCTCTGGCAGGCGCTGGCGAAGCTGCCGGAGAACCAGCGGACCATGCTGGTGCTGCGGTACTACGAGGGCAAGACCGACCCGGAGATCGCCGACGTGCTGGGGATCAGCGTCGGCACGGTCAAGAGCAGCATCTGGCGCGCGCTGCGCCGGCTGCGCGACGACGAGCACCTGAACAAGTCGGGCGACACCGTCCGGGCGTTCGGCGAGCTGGTCGCGTAGGGCTCACAGAGGACTCCCGTCGGGGGACGGGTAGCGGACGGTTACGGTTCGGGGGCGCCGGCTCGGGGGAGCGGCGCC from Kitasatospora cathayae includes:
- a CDS encoding VanZ family protein produces the protein MQRDGTRTRDGRSGARTETGPAAAVHHSLRLAGLAGLALHLTLVLWLVLRPLPVAWVYDANLTPLASLRSSTTWQVVGEFLLLAPLGVLLPLAGGRVRAPWLPSFLRTTGVSALLATGLEFLSSWTPGHVLNVDHILFAVLGVVITHLALVPGLRHLLRAHRTEPRATRVSVPTVPSVAAAIAPAVAVAPAARPRAYAEPTPPTRPLTSGRS
- a CDS encoding SigE family RNA polymerase sigma factor, which gives rise to MLQTRTNPAVRTARSSATTHRTRYEIRTDENSGAVTVRGCAHSTGGNPVARRVSGGGRTGELYGIGRLGSAVDSANTLTLRGILPVRVEGKDNRGTGGNNGLRTVGSGEPTGREAAGATLLRLTPAPARTTGAGQGDAQGEHPAVAEDHITEFTAYVRERRASLYATAYHLTGDRYEAEDLLQSALFSTYRAWGRITDKAAVGGYLRRTMTNLHISAWRRRKVNEYPTEELPETAGDTDAMGGTELRTVLWQALAKLPENQRTMLVLRYYEGKTDPEIADVLGISVGTVKSSIWRALRRLRDDEHLNKSGDTVRAFGELVA
- a CDS encoding PhzF family phenazine biosynthesis protein, producing MIGHEVLRVFCGPDGRHGNELGVVRDGAAVPGRAERQAVARELGFSETVFVDDPGRGEIDIYTPSVRLPFAGHPCVGAAWLLGVEQLVTAAGVVAVRHEDGLTRIEARPEWAPGRTLRQYGSVAEVEALEVPPPGEWIYAWAWQDEAAGTVRARAFPGRGDGIDEDEATGAAALLLAARLGRALTITQGRGSQLMAGPRPGGLVEVGGRVVPVEVQPAPPRAEGARRCRKGEARE
- a CDS encoding sensor histidine kinase; translated protein: MTDHQQTARRFSAGPWRRLRSLRVRLIAVFAAVALLAAVSASGIAYWLNRDAVLKRAQDTALNDFRVSLSRNVSDLPLNASCPELATLASNVASSGLSYDVVVVDPAHPECPASSDPHFTLADVPAALRSTVAKPREVTESNPYPYHLYWQRQNLEGRPFVIGGTKVVPNGPTAYMFKSLENERADLNTLGWSLAIATLLALIGSALLAQAASATVLRPVKRLGEAARRLGEGHLDTRLEVEGSDELADLARTFNRAAESLHEQVEELSAREAQSRRFVADMSHELRTPLTAMTAVTDILEDEAESLDPMIEPAVRLVVSETRRLSDLVENLMEVTRFDAGTAKLVADEVDIADLIMSCIDGRAWYDAVELDAPRGILAVVDPRRLDVVFANLIGNALKHGGSPVRVRVRQTDDSVVVEVSDSGPGIPEDVLPHVFDRFYKADRGRARSEGSGLGLSIAMANAQIHGGTITAANGEVGAVFTLTLPLTPPPPPSAGGTQCGPAGDAEHKDAT
- a CDS encoding response regulator transcription factor, which translates into the protein MPFLLLIEDDDAIRTGLELALTRQGHRVATAASGEDGLRLFKEQRPDLIVLDVMLPGIDGFEVCRRIRRTDQLPIILLTARSDDIDVVVGLESGADDYVVKPVQPRVLDARIRAVLRRGERESSDSSAYGSVVIDRAAMTVTKDGQDLQLTPTELRLLLELSRRPGQALSRQQLLRLVWEHDYLGDSRLVDACVQRLRAKVEDVPSAPTLIRTVRGVGYRLDPPA